The sequence below is a genomic window from Arthrobacter sp. U41.
TCGACGATCTGGGCAACGAGCGGACGCGCATTATCGTCACCTCCGACCTGGACGAATTCGCCATCGCCGCCCTGCAGTCCGCCCCGGTGGACTCCTACGGCGTCGGCACCTCCCTCGTGACCGGTTCCGGCGCCCCGACGGCGAGCATGGTCTACAAGCTGGTCAGCCGCACCGACGACGACGGGAACTTCGTTCCCGTCGCCAAGGCCGCCAAGAACAAATCCAGCAAGGGCGGCCGCAAGTACGCCCTGCGGAAGCTCAACGAGCGCGGCACGGCCACCCAGGAGATCGTCGGAATCGGGCACCGCCCGGAGGACGACGGCAACGACCGGCCCCTGCTGCAGCAGTTCGTCAAGAACGGCGCACTGCTGCCCGGCTGGACCGGGGCGGAGGGTGTGCTGCGGGCCCGCAAGCGTCACGCGGACACCATGAAGGAGCTTCCCGCCGTCGTGAACCGGCTGCAGCGCGGCGAAGCAGCCATCCCCACCATCTACGAGGAGAACTGATGTCCCGCGCCCTGATCATTGTCGACGTCCAGAACGATTTCTGCGAAGGGGGCTCGCTGCCGGTCGCAGGCGGGGCGGACCTCGCCGGCGCCATCAGCGAATACGTCGACGCCCACCACGGACAGTTTGACCACATCGTGGCGACCCAGGACTGGCATATTGATCCCGGCGCGCACTTCTCGGAGGACCCCGACTTCGTCGGCAGCTGGCCGAAGCACTGCGTGGCCGGAACCCGCGGCGCCGAACTCCACCCGGACCTCGACACCGAATACATCCAGGCCTACTTCCGCAAGGGCCAGTTCACGGCGGCCTACTCGGGCTTTGAAGGGCTGCTCGCCCCCGACGACGCCGTGCCCACCGGTGACCGGAAGCCCGGTGCCATGCCGGTCTCCGGGGCCGCCCCCGGGAGCGACTTCGACGCCGGAGCCACCGCCGGCAGTGAATACGCCGGTGGCGAGGACGCGATCGGGCTTGACGACTGGCTGCAGAGCCACGACGTCGAAGACGTGG
It includes:
- a CDS encoding isochorismatase family protein; amino-acid sequence: MSRALIIVDVQNDFCEGGSLPVAGGADLAGAISEYVDAHHGQFDHIVATQDWHIDPGAHFSEDPDFVGSWPKHCVAGTRGAELHPDLDTEYIQAYFRKGQFTAAYSGFEGLLAPDDAVPTGDRKPGAMPVSGAAPGSDFDAGATAGSEYAGGEDAIGLDDWLQSHDVEDVVVVGIATDHCVKATALDGVQAGYSVTVLRDLTVGVAEDLDDAVAEMELGGVDIA